The DNA region GGCCTCGAAGGTCCAGGCGGCGGGCTGGGGGAACAGGTAGCGGGTGATGACACCCCAGGCAATGGAGGCGACGATGGCCAGCATGCAGGCAACGCCGATGGCCTCGTCGATGCGCCGCAGGCTGAGCAGCCGGCCGGCGCGCGAGGCACCGGCGGCCGGCACGGCTTCCTCCTGCCCCCCGGACGGGGGCGCGAGAGTTTGCACGGTCTGCATCTCGCGATCAGTGGGCGAGCGCCTGGCGCGCCTTGTCGTAGATGCCCGGCGTCAGGCCCGGCACTTTCGCATAGGCAGCCTTGGCCTTCTCGGCGAAGGCCTTCACGTCCACGTTCTCGACGATCTGCACGCCGTTCTTCTTCAACTCCTCGGCGAAGGCCTTGTCGGAGGCGACGGTGGCGGCGGTGAGTTCGGCCCCGGCCTTGCGGCCCTCCTCCAGCAGGATCTTCTGCAGGTCCGCCGGCAGGCTGTTGAAGAAGCTGGTGCTGGTGACGAAGGCGGCGAACATCATCTGGTGCGCGGTGTTGGACACCACCTTGCGCACTTCATACAGCTTGGAGCCGGCCAGCGAACCGTAGTTGGCCTCGGCGGCATCGACCACGCCCGTCTGCAGGGCGTTGTAGACCTCGCCCCAGGGCAGCGCCTGCGGACGGGCGCCCAGGGCGGTGAAGGTCTCCAGCATGATCGGCGACGGCGGCACGCGCAGGGTCATGCCGGCGATATCGGCCGGGGTGCGCACCGGCTTGCTGGCCAGGAGGTGGCGCACACCGAAGAGGCCGTCGGCCATGACCAGCTTGAGGCCCTGCTGCTCCAGCCTGGTGGACATCTCGCCGAAGACCGGCGAGGTGAACAGGCGCTTGGCCTCGTCCGGGTTGGCGAACATGTAGGGGCCGGCCACGACGGCCATGTCAGGCACGAACTGCGACAGCTGGCCGTAGTCGGTGACGCTGAGCACGCGGGCGCCGCCCTTGATCATCTCGTTGACCTTCTTCTGCGGGCCGAGCTGGTCGCCCGTGAAGATGGTCAGCGTGAGCTGCCCCTTGGAGCGCTCCTTCACGCGGTCGGCGAAGCTGTGCATGACCTTCACCACCGGTTCGTTCGGATTGACCTGCGAGGTGGAGAAGCGCAGCTGGTAGCTCTCGGCCTGGGCCGGAGCGACCGCGCCCAGCAGGCCGGCAAGCGCGGCGGCGGCGAGGAAATGGCGGCGAACGTTCATGCTGTCTCCTGAAGGATGAAAGGTGGAAAGGCTGTTCTTGCGCGAACGGAAGATTTATAGGTGAATGCTAGGTGCACAGAAGAATCAGCCGCCTAGGGGTTTCCACTGAACCTCAAGACCCATCAGACTGGTGTTCGCGTCTCTCTGATGAATCTATCATTCACCCATGAATCTCAATCAGGACGACACCGCCCTGCCTCTGGCCGGCCTGACCGTGCTGGACTTCAGCCAGTTCCTGGCCGGCCCGTCGTGCGCATTGCGCATGGCAGACCTCGGCGCCGACGTGATCAAGGTGGAGCGCCCGGACGGGGGCGACCTCTGCCGGCAACTGGTGCTGGCGGACCAGAAGGTGGGCGGCGACAGCGCCCTCTTCCACACCATCAACCGCAACAAGCGAAGCTTCGCGGCTGACCTCAAGGACCCCGCCGATCTCGAGCACGTGACAGCGCTGGTGGCGCGCGCGGACGTGATGATCCACAACTTCCGCCCCGGCGTGATGGAACGGCTGGGCCTGGATTTTGCCGCGGTGCAACAGCTCAATCCGCGCATGGTCTACGCGGCCGTCACAGGCTATGGCGAGGCGGGACCATGGCGCGGCAAGCCGGGTCAGGACCTGCTGGTGCAATCGCTGTCCGGCATGGCCTGGCTCAGCGGCCAGGGCGGGGACGACGCGCCGCCGGTGCCCGCCGGCCTCTCCGTGGTGGACATGATGACCGGCGCCCACCTGCTGCAGGGCATCCTGGCGCTGCTCGTGCGCCGGGGCATCACCGGCCGCGGCGGGCGGGTGGATGCCAGCCTGCTGGAAACCGCGCTGGACCTGCAATTCGAGCCCTTCACCGCCTTCCTCAACGGCGACGGCGAGGCGCCGCGGCGCAGCCGCGTGAACCACGCCAACGTGCACGCCGCCGCGCCCTACGGCATCTACCGCACGGCCGACGGCTTCCTGGCGCTGGCCATGGCGCCGATGGACGAACTGGCCCGCCTGGTCGAGAGCCCCCGGCTGGCGGAACTGGCCGCCGACCGCGCCAGCTGGTACCGCGAGCGCGACACGCTCAAGCAGGCGCTGCAGGACCACCTCCGGAGCCGCTCGACGCAGCACTGGCTGGCGCAGCTGGAGCCGGCCGGCATCTGGTGTGCCGACGTGCTGACCTGGTCGCGGCTGCTGGAGCACCCCGGCTTCGCCGTCCTCGACATGGTGCAGCCGCTGTCCGGTCGCGCCGCCGGCATGAAGACCACCCGCTGCCCGCTGCGCATCGACCGCCAGGTGCTGCGCAGCCCGCGGCCCGCGCCCGCCATCGGCGAGCACACGCAGGAGATCCTGCGAGAACTGGGGCTCGGCCCCGCCAGGGAAGGAAGCGTCGCATGACCGACGAGCGTTTTTTCGAGGAGTACGAGCTGGGAAGCACCCGTCGCACCACCGGCCGCACCATCACCGAGGGCGACATCGTGCTGCACGCCGGCCAGACCGGCGACTTCTTCCCGCACCACATGGACGCGGCCTGGTGCGCCACCCAGGAGTTCAAGCAGCGCATCGCGCATGGCACCCTCGTGTTCAGCGTGGGCATCGGCCTGACCGCCTCCACGATCAACCCCCGGGCCATGTCCTACGGCTACGACAGGCTGCGCTTCGTCAAGCCGGTGTTCATCGGCGACACGATCTATTCCCGCGTGGAGATCACCGACCGCCGTCCGCACCCCAAGCGCGCCGGTCACGGCATCGTGGTGGAAACGGTCACGGTCACCAACCAGCGCGACGAGACCGTGCTGGTCTGCGATCATCTGCACCTGGTCGAGCGGCGCGTGCCGCTGGCCGCCGCCGACAACCGATGACCGCCTCGACCCCGCCAGTCACCGACAGCGAGTCCCCGCGCAACAAGTACGCGGTCCCCGCGCTGGAGAAGGCGCTGGACGTGCTGGAGTACCTGTCCGAGCAGGCCGTGCCGCTCACGCAGGCGCAGCTGGCCCGCGCGCTGGGACGCGAACCCAGCGAGCTGTTCCGGATGCTGACCGTGCTGGAAGCGCGCGGTTACCTGCGCCGCGACGATGCGGGTGGCTACCAGCTCACGCTCAAGCTCTTCGAACTGAGCCGCACCCATTCGCCGCACGAGCAGCTGATCGACGTGGCCACGCCGCTGATGCGCGACCTGGTCGATCTCGCCCGCCAGTCCTGTCACCTGTCGGTGCTGCACCGGGACAAGGTGCTGGTGCTGGAGCAGGTGGAAAG from Ramlibacter pinisoli includes:
- a CDS encoding C4-dicarboxylate TRAP transporter substrate-binding protein, whose translation is MNVRRHFLAAAALAGLLGAVAPAQAESYQLRFSTSQVNPNEPVVKVMHSFADRVKERSKGQLTLTIFTGDQLGPQKKVNEMIKGGARVLSVTDYGQLSQFVPDMAVVAGPYMFANPDEAKRLFTSPVFGEMSTRLEQQGLKLVMADGLFGVRHLLASKPVRTPADIAGMTLRVPPSPIMLETFTALGARPQALPWGEVYNALQTGVVDAAEANYGSLAGSKLYEVRKVVSNTAHQMMFAAFVTSTSFFNSLPADLQKILLEEGRKAGAELTAATVASDKAFAEELKKNGVQIVENVDVKAFAEKAKAAYAKVPGLTPGIYDKARQALAH
- a CDS encoding CaiB/BaiF CoA transferase family protein, whose product is MNLNQDDTALPLAGLTVLDFSQFLAGPSCALRMADLGADVIKVERPDGGDLCRQLVLADQKVGGDSALFHTINRNKRSFAADLKDPADLEHVTALVARADVMIHNFRPGVMERLGLDFAAVQQLNPRMVYAAVTGYGEAGPWRGKPGQDLLVQSLSGMAWLSGQGGDDAPPVPAGLSVVDMMTGAHLLQGILALLVRRGITGRGGRVDASLLETALDLQFEPFTAFLNGDGEAPRRSRVNHANVHAAAPYGIYRTADGFLALAMAPMDELARLVESPRLAELAADRASWYRERDTLKQALQDHLRSRSTQHWLAQLEPAGIWCADVLTWSRLLEHPGFAVLDMVQPLSGRAAGMKTTRCPLRIDRQVLRSPRPAPAIGEHTQEILRELGLGPAREGSVA
- a CDS encoding MaoC family dehydratase, whose translation is MTDERFFEEYELGSTRRTTGRTITEGDIVLHAGQTGDFFPHHMDAAWCATQEFKQRIAHGTLVFSVGIGLTASTINPRAMSYGYDRLRFVKPVFIGDTIYSRVEITDRRPHPKRAGHGIVVETVTVTNQRDETVLVCDHLHLVERRVPLAAADNR
- a CDS encoding IclR family transcriptional regulator, yielding MTASTPPVTDSESPRNKYAVPALEKALDVLEYLSEQAVPLTQAQLARALGREPSELFRMLTVLEARGYLRRDDAGGYQLTLKLFELSRTHSPHEQLIDVATPLMRDLVDLARQSCHLSVLHRDKVLVLEQVESPQPVRLSVQIGSLHSPVATVSGQLLLAHLEAGERTELLARQADYLRMGARERQEFNERLERVRADGWAYAEGARFMGGIDLGVPIGSEGARTRAALTIAALKGPDCPDLFDLLPRLQQCAGEITRICGLG